One segment of Methylotuvimicrobium sp. KM2 DNA contains the following:
- a CDS encoding transposase, which produces MMQPQLTDTLFDDFLQELPTDFQERAYELQAFARARKIRSPLQLLQLVLLYCGQDLSLRSCAGEVAKLQGYLSDTAVIKRLAACVSWIKSLLKSVFGLDKAVNHGALNFIVIDGSTVQEPGANETTYRLHVAIDLMSLTLREVNVTTDKVGESLDHYQLAAGDVALVDRGYNQPKSLVPLIDRGGHVVLRYNPHSMTLYERCNEPKGVKIDWEQRIRDLNGQPGAIPVYLCHQDKRIEGVVHAMPLPPEQAAQARRKAKQNARKKGRTASQKTLMLSGWVLVFTSIPESLLDTKSIAELYRVRWQVELVIKRLKSLLDIDRLRARKDSKLADLYLHGKLLFAAVTQKIAQRRFGQAATTMAGDRSITHWHLWRTIANEIKAGLTNCFSKNERFIDDQIKSLCERPRKRKLQSLPGRVLELITESRVLDVSTY; this is translated from the coding sequence ATGATGCAGCCACAGTTAACAGATACGCTTTTTGATGACTTTTTGCAAGAGCTACCAACGGATTTTCAGGAGCGGGCCTATGAATTACAGGCGTTTGCACGAGCGCGGAAAATCCGATCACCGCTGCAGTTATTGCAGTTAGTCCTGTTGTATTGCGGACAGGACTTGTCGTTGCGCAGCTGCGCCGGCGAAGTCGCCAAGCTTCAAGGCTATTTGAGCGATACGGCGGTGATCAAGCGATTGGCGGCCTGCGTGTCGTGGATTAAATCGTTACTGAAGAGTGTGTTCGGGTTGGATAAAGCGGTCAATCACGGTGCGCTGAATTTCATTGTGATTGACGGTTCGACTGTGCAAGAGCCGGGAGCGAACGAAACGACGTATCGCCTCCATGTGGCGATCGACTTGATGAGCTTGACACTTCGCGAGGTCAACGTCACGACCGATAAAGTCGGCGAAAGCTTGGATCATTACCAGTTGGCTGCAGGTGATGTCGCGTTAGTTGATCGAGGCTACAACCAACCGAAGTCTTTAGTCCCGCTCATTGATCGCGGCGGCCACGTCGTGCTGCGCTATAATCCGCACAGCATGACGCTTTACGAACGGTGCAACGAACCGAAAGGTGTCAAAATCGACTGGGAACAGCGCATACGCGATTTGAATGGTCAGCCGGGTGCGATACCGGTTTATCTGTGTCATCAAGACAAACGTATCGAAGGCGTGGTGCATGCCATGCCGTTACCGCCGGAACAGGCGGCGCAAGCACGCCGCAAAGCGAAACAAAACGCGCGCAAGAAAGGCCGCACGGCAAGCCAAAAGACCTTGATGCTGAGCGGCTGGGTATTGGTTTTTACCTCGATTCCCGAATCGCTGCTCGACACGAAATCAATCGCTGAGCTCTACCGGGTTCGCTGGCAAGTGGAGCTGGTCATAAAACGCCTGAAAAGCTTGCTTGATATTGACCGGCTACGCGCCCGAAAAGACAGCAAGCTGGCGGATTTATATTTGCACGGTAAGTTACTGTTTGCCGCAGTGACCCAAAAAATCGCGCAACGCCGTTTCGGCCAAGCGGCCACCACGATGGCCGGCGATCGTTCGATTACCCATTGGCATTTATGGCGCACGATCGCCAATGAGATCAAGGCAGGACTCACGAATTGTTTTTCAAAAAATGAGCGCTTTATTGATGACCAAATAAAAAGCCTCTGCGAACGTCCGCGCAAGAGAAAGCTTCAGAGTTTGCCGGGTCGCGTTTTGGAGCTCATTACTGAAAGTCGAGTTTTAGATGTTAGCACTTATTAA
- a CDS encoding NnrS family protein, whose amino-acid sequence MNKNNSNSTPVFDYPVFGLGFRPFFILAGLFALLLILLWNAIYKGELSVQNYYAPNIWHAHEMLVGYSVAVIAGFLLTAVKNWTGQATASGDRLAGLCLLWLYGRILPFYAELLPDFLIALTDFAFLPVLAYSVSQPILRSGHNKSLVFIVLLALMTAANALVHLEMLDIYESTAMLGINMLLAIIIVMILVVAGRVFPFFTERGLKGVIAIRNPLLDVLSIVSAASVFLLQMAGISGHILAVSAIAALVVNLVRIAGWHVRQVWYVPLLWILYIGYGWIILGFGLTVLAAYAIISYSLVLHAFTLGGIGVLTLGMMVRVSVGHTGRVMKVSNIIVSAFVLLNISAFVRVILPALLPAWYGQFVYISTLAWLSAFALFVFVYAPILLAPRIDGKPD is encoded by the coding sequence ATGAACAAAAACAATAGTAATTCGACGCCTGTATTTGATTACCCGGTCTTTGGTTTGGGATTCAGGCCATTTTTTATATTGGCTGGTTTATTCGCGTTATTGCTGATTTTGTTATGGAATGCCATCTATAAAGGCGAGTTGTCGGTTCAAAATTATTATGCACCAAATATCTGGCATGCTCATGAAATGCTGGTTGGTTATTCGGTGGCTGTCATTGCCGGCTTTTTGTTAACTGCCGTGAAAAATTGGACCGGACAGGCAACAGCAAGCGGTGATCGTTTGGCCGGACTTTGTTTACTTTGGTTGTATGGTCGGATTTTGCCTTTCTATGCCGAGTTATTACCGGATTTCTTGATTGCGTTGACCGATTTTGCATTTTTACCTGTGTTGGCTTATTCGGTCAGTCAACCGATTCTGCGATCCGGGCATAACAAGAGCTTGGTTTTCATAGTTCTGTTGGCGTTGATGACGGCGGCTAATGCCTTGGTTCACCTTGAAATGCTTGATATTTATGAAAGCACGGCCATGTTGGGGATCAACATGCTCTTGGCGATTATCATCGTGATGATTCTGGTCGTTGCCGGACGTGTTTTTCCGTTTTTTACCGAGCGCGGGTTAAAAGGCGTCATCGCGATACGGAATCCGCTTTTAGACGTTTTGTCGATTGTTTCGGCCGCCTCGGTTTTCTTGTTGCAAATGGCCGGTATATCCGGGCACATTCTTGCTGTGAGTGCAATTGCCGCTTTGGTAGTCAATCTTGTGCGTATTGCCGGTTGGCATGTGCGGCAAGTTTGGTATGTGCCGTTGTTATGGATATTATATATCGGTTACGGATGGATCATTTTGGGGTTCGGCTTAACTGTTTTGGCGGCTTATGCAATAATTTCCTATTCTTTGGTTTTGCATGCATTTACGCTTGGCGGAATTGGTGTGTTGACCTTGGGCATGATGGTCAGAGTGTCAGTAGGGCATACGGGGCGAGTTATGAAGGTTTCGAATATCATTGTCAGCGCTTTTGTTCTATTAAATATATCCGCTTTTGTTCGGGTTATTCTTCCCGCTTTGTTACCTGCTTGGTATGGTCAATTTGTTTATATTTCGACACTGGCTTGGTTGTCAGCTTTTGCCTTGTTTGTGTTTGTATACGCGCCAATTTTATTGGCGCCTAGAATCGATGGAAAACCGGATTAG
- a CDS encoding ferritin-like domain-containing protein, whose translation MKNLFQIAESCLFQASIPEKLLHTRQAWRFCEEGLLGYEPIDTPKAIEATQFPDKPRLLPPKQMPRRQLTTPEGLAAFFHALAHIEFVAIYLAWDIIYRFRGLPNEFYRDWLRVANEEAQHFTLLSDHLATLGCDYGDLPAHGGLWDHAHDTRNDLLARLAIVPRCLEARGLDVTPAMIEKLEALGHAQGVTILTRILNDEVGHVQLGSKWFEYQCRQQSLAPSETYKKLINHYFKGKPKGPFNREMRIIAGFSDAELDWLEYEQKQ comes from the coding sequence ATGAAAAATCTATTTCAAATAGCCGAAAGCTGCTTGTTTCAAGCCTCGATTCCGGAAAAACTGTTGCACACTCGTCAGGCTTGGCGGTTCTGCGAAGAGGGCTTGCTAGGCTATGAGCCGATAGACACGCCCAAAGCTATTGAAGCCACGCAATTTCCCGATAAACCTCGGTTACTGCCGCCGAAACAAATGCCACGCCGGCAATTGACGACTCCGGAAGGCCTTGCGGCATTTTTTCATGCCTTGGCGCATATCGAGTTCGTTGCAATTTATCTGGCCTGGGATATTATTTACCGATTTCGCGGTTTGCCCAACGAGTTTTATCGAGATTGGCTGCGGGTAGCCAATGAAGAGGCGCAACATTTCACGTTATTAAGCGACCATCTTGCGACACTCGGTTGCGATTATGGCGATTTGCCGGCACATGGCGGTTTATGGGATCATGCTCATGATACCCGGAACGACTTGTTAGCAAGATTGGCTATCGTGCCGCGCTGCTTAGAAGCGCGCGGCCTGGATGTAACGCCGGCGATGATCGAAAAACTTGAAGCGCTGGGTCATGCTCAAGGCGTGACGATTTTAACCCGAATTTTGAATGATGAAGTCGGTCATGTGCAATTAGGTTCGAAATGGTTCGAATATCAGTGCCGCCAACAATCGCTCGCCCCTAGTGAAACCTATAAAAAACTTATCAATCATTACTTCAAAGGCAAACCGAAAGGCCCATTTAATCGCGAAATGCGTATAATCGCAGGCTTCTCGGATGCTGAACTGGATTGGCTGGAATATGAACAAAAACAATAG
- a CDS encoding VanZ family protein: protein MNKIRDFSLLAFYCGFIFLLSHQPSLPTPMWFEHQDKLYHAGAYFILALFAWRFLKHFISKPWLLAVVSLIFCSLYGISDEWHQSFVDGRSSDIYDWIADTVGAAIALFILYKFTTRARFR from the coding sequence ATGAATAAAATTAGGGATTTTTCACTTTTGGCTTTCTACTGCGGATTTATTTTTTTGCTATCGCATCAACCCTCATTACCGACGCCAATGTGGTTCGAACACCAGGATAAACTCTATCATGCCGGCGCTTATTTTATTCTAGCTTTATTTGCCTGGCGTTTTTTAAAGCATTTTATTTCTAAACCTTGGCTCTTGGCAGTCGTTAGCCTTATTTTCTGCAGCTTATACGGAATCAGCGACGAATGGCATCAATCTTTCGTCGACGGACGTTCCTCGGATATTTATGACTGGATTGCCGATACGGTTGGCGCTGCAATTGCCCTATTCATTCTGTATAAATTCACAACGCGCGCCCGCTTCCGTTAA
- a CDS encoding GNAT family N-acetyltransferase yields MSNNIRIERWSGKDLEKYISDLARLRIEVFHDFPYLYDGDYDYEKKYLQTYIDCPESVIVLAFDGDKIIGASTAIPMKYETDEVKKPFIEHGYNPDEIFYCGESVLNKNYRGLGIGVKFFEQREAHANDLGGFKHICFCCVERPADHPRRPADYVPLDKFWNRRGYFKHPELQTTYSWKDLDDETETPKLMTFWLKHDD; encoded by the coding sequence ATGTCTAACAACATACGCATTGAAAGATGGAGCGGAAAAGATTTGGAGAAATACATCTCCGACCTTGCTCGCCTTCGTATCGAAGTCTTTCATGATTTCCCCTATCTTTACGATGGCGATTACGACTATGAGAAGAAATATTTGCAAACCTATATCGATTGCCCGGAAAGTGTCATCGTACTGGCCTTCGACGGCGATAAAATCATCGGCGCATCAACCGCGATTCCCATGAAATATGAAACCGACGAAGTCAAAAAGCCTTTTATCGAGCACGGCTATAACCCGGACGAAATCTTTTATTGCGGCGAGTCGGTTTTGAATAAAAATTATCGAGGCCTCGGCATCGGCGTCAAGTTTTTCGAACAACGCGAAGCGCATGCGAATGACTTGGGCGGTTTCAAGCATATTTGTTTTTGTTGCGTCGAGCGGCCTGCCGACCATCCCCGCCGCCCCGCCGATTATGTCCCACTCGACAAGTTCTGGAACAGGCGCGGCTATTTCAAGCACCCGGAACTACAAACCACCTACAGCTGGAAAGACCTGGACGATGAAACCGAAACCCCTAAGCTGATGACATTCTGGTTGAAACATGACGATTAA
- a CDS encoding carbon-nitrogen hydrolase family protein — MTIKIAAAQYDIGFLENWANYQSKIERWVQKAADEGAKILVFPEYGSMELASLFSEEIYKSLEKQLDAMQSLHDDYVDLYRSLAQQYSCYIQAGTFPVKIENGDYRNRAYLFWPDGRYDFQDKLQMTRFENEQWLIKSGEALKCFDTDYGKIAINVCYDSEFPLLARKQVEAGANLILVPSCTDTVAGYHRVRIGCQARALENQCFVVQSPTVGNAPWSEAVDVNVGAAAIYTPVDRGFPDNGIAAIGKLNATQWVYADISLTGIAKVRAEGQVFNYRDWPLQERFI, encoded by the coding sequence ATGACGATTAAAATAGCGGCTGCGCAATACGATATCGGCTTTCTCGAAAACTGGGCCAATTATCAAAGCAAAATCGAACGCTGGGTTCAGAAAGCCGCCGATGAAGGCGCAAAAATTTTAGTTTTCCCGGAATACGGCAGCATGGAATTAGCTTCGCTTTTTTCGGAAGAAATATACAAGTCGCTGGAAAAACAACTGGATGCCATGCAAAGCCTGCATGACGACTATGTCGACTTATATCGCTCTCTGGCGCAACAATATTCTTGCTATATTCAGGCTGGAACGTTTCCAGTCAAAATCGAAAACGGAGACTATCGAAATCGAGCATACTTATTCTGGCCCGATGGTCGCTACGATTTTCAAGATAAATTGCAGATGACACGCTTCGAAAACGAGCAGTGGTTGATCAAAAGCGGTGAAGCATTAAAATGTTTCGACACCGACTACGGCAAAATCGCGATCAATGTTTGCTATGACAGCGAATTCCCACTGCTGGCTAGAAAACAAGTCGAAGCCGGGGCAAACCTGATTTTGGTACCGAGTTGTACCGATACCGTGGCGGGTTATCATCGTGTGAGAATCGGTTGCCAGGCAAGAGCCTTGGAAAATCAATGCTTTGTCGTACAGTCGCCGACAGTCGGCAACGCCCCATGGTCGGAGGCGGTCGATGTCAATGTGGGGGCGGCAGCGATTTATACGCCTGTCGATCGAGGGTTTCCAGACAACGGTATTGCGGCGATCGGTAAATTAAATGCCACGCAATGGGTCTATGCCGATATTTCATTGACCGGGATTGCAAAAGTCCGTGCAGAAGGCCAAGTCTTTAATTACAGAGATTGGCCTTTGCAAGAAAGATTCATTTAA
- the rpoS gene encoding RNA polymerase sigma factor RpoS: MKEEFVEVTSIKPHGAFSDDLVFEDEDDQSLCLEEVSVIEDVVVDDSQNDYTFDATRFYLNELGRSKLLTADQEKMYGKRVLRGDEEARKIMIESNLRLVVKISRRYLNRGLPLLDLIEEGNLGLIRAVEKFDPERGFRFSTYATWWIRQTIERAIMNQTRTIRLPIHIVKEMNVYLKAQRQLAQTLDHEPNAEDIARHLDKPVKTVEKMLKLNERVSSVDVPAGKDFDKPLVDSISDEWSMSPTETLQEEGIKDNVTNWIFQLSEKQREVICRRYGLCGHESATLEQVAQELGVTRERVRQIQMDGLKRLKEILEFGGYSFESIFH; this comes from the coding sequence ATGAAAGAAGAATTCGTTGAGGTTACTTCCATTAAACCGCACGGTGCGTTCTCAGATGATCTCGTTTTCGAAGATGAAGATGATCAAAGTTTGTGTCTCGAGGAAGTATCTGTTATTGAAGATGTAGTCGTTGACGATTCCCAGAATGATTATACATTCGATGCTACACGTTTTTATTTGAATGAACTGGGTCGATCGAAATTACTGACTGCCGATCAAGAAAAAATGTACGGCAAAAGGGTTTTACGGGGCGATGAAGAGGCTCGTAAAATCATGATCGAAAGCAACCTTCGGCTAGTCGTAAAAATTTCTCGACGTTATTTAAATCGAGGCTTGCCTTTACTGGATCTGATCGAAGAAGGCAATCTCGGCTTGATTAGGGCGGTTGAAAAATTCGATCCCGAGCGAGGATTCAGGTTTTCGACTTACGCCACATGGTGGATAAGACAAACCATTGAACGAGCGATCATGAATCAGACTCGTACGATTAGGCTTCCGATCCATATTGTTAAAGAGATGAACGTTTATCTCAAGGCGCAAAGACAATTAGCGCAAACTCTTGATCATGAACCGAATGCCGAAGATATCGCCCGTCATCTTGATAAACCCGTCAAAACCGTCGAAAAAATGCTTAAACTAAACGAGCGTGTTAGCTCCGTGGATGTTCCGGCCGGGAAGGATTTCGATAAACCCTTGGTGGATTCGATTTCGGATGAATGGAGTATGTCTCCAACCGAAACCCTACAAGAAGAAGGTATCAAGGATAATGTCACGAACTGGATCTTTCAGCTGTCGGAAAAGCAACGCGAAGTCATTTGTCGGCGCTATGGGTTGTGCGGTCATGAGTCGGCGACTCTGGAGCAAGTTGCCCAAGAGCTGGGGGTCACTCGGGAAAGAGTCAGGCAGATTCAGATGGACGGTTTAAAAAGACTCAAAGAAATATTGGAATTCGGCGGCTATTCCTTTGAGTCTATTTTCCACTAA
- a CDS encoding peptidoglycan DD-metalloendopeptidase family protein: protein MFLFKLVARRDCWVLMLAGGAVSCGQVVLPDSEVATIPSISRPEPAKATIDSAYYVVQPGDTLYSIGFRSGHGYQVLAAWNGIKPPYKILVGQALKMFDPGPEKPTIVKPSNDPGSLVRAPVKKRNSSQKKSIVSNDKKKLLKLHWQWPITGKVLKKFSQSGGKGIDISGRLGQSVKATETGKVVYSGTGLIGYGNLLIVKHNETYMSAYANNSLLLVEEGEYVEKGQKIAEVGKSASGQAALHFEIRKNGNPVNPLEYLPKN, encoded by the coding sequence ATGTTTTTATTTAAATTAGTTGCACGTCGTGACTGCTGGGTATTGATGCTTGCCGGGGGGGCTGTTTCTTGCGGGCAGGTTGTTTTACCGGATTCGGAAGTTGCGACGATCCCTTCCATATCAAGGCCCGAACCGGCTAAAGCTACGATTGACTCCGCTTATTATGTCGTCCAACCGGGCGATACGCTTTATTCAATTGGGTTTCGATCTGGGCATGGTTATCAGGTCCTTGCTGCCTGGAACGGAATTAAACCGCCCTACAAAATTTTGGTCGGTCAGGCGCTCAAAATGTTTGATCCAGGTCCCGAAAAACCTACTATCGTCAAACCTTCAAATGACCCGGGAAGCTTAGTGCGGGCCCCAGTTAAAAAGAGAAATTCGTCACAAAAAAAATCAATAGTTTCAAATGATAAGAAAAAACTGTTAAAGTTGCACTGGCAGTGGCCGATTACCGGAAAAGTACTAAAAAAATTTTCTCAATCCGGTGGAAAAGGAATAGATATCTCAGGTCGTTTAGGTCAGTCGGTTAAGGCGACGGAAACAGGTAAAGTCGTTTATAGCGGTACAGGTTTAATTGGCTATGGAAATCTACTCATCGTTAAACATAATGAAACGTACATGAGTGCTTATGCCAATAACAGTCTATTGCTGGTCGAAGAGGGAGAATATGTGGAAAAAGGCCAAAAAATAGCTGAAGTTGGTAAATCGGCGTCGGGGCAAGCCGCGCTGCATTTCGAAATAAGAAAAAACGGAAATCCGGTGAATCCGCTCGAGTATTTACCGAAAAATTGA
- a CDS encoding DnaJ domain-containing protein → MIRIYLALLALAVFFWLLRGFLSRPPEVVARYIKLIIAVFIGLVLLYLGATGKLNWLIAFLGILVAVLTRFVPALLYYAPALQKLWFMFKSGKQSSEARHYSRSSNASMSVEEAYEILGLKQGATRQDIIAAHRKLMQKLHPDRGGSGYLSSKINQAKDLLLKYVA, encoded by the coding sequence TTGATTCGGATCTATTTGGCGTTATTGGCGCTAGCGGTCTTTTTTTGGTTATTACGCGGGTTTTTAAGCCGTCCACCTGAAGTTGTGGCTCGTTATATAAAACTGATAATCGCCGTTTTCATCGGATTGGTTTTGCTATATCTTGGCGCGACAGGAAAGCTTAATTGGTTGATAGCATTTTTGGGTATCTTGGTTGCTGTCTTGACTAGGTTTGTTCCTGCTTTGCTGTACTATGCCCCAGCATTACAGAAACTTTGGTTTATGTTTAAATCGGGCAAGCAAAGCAGCGAAGCACGCCATTATTCGAGATCTAGCAATGCCTCGATGTCGGTCGAAGAAGCTTACGAGATTTTAGGACTAAAACAAGGGGCAACTCGTCAGGATATTATCGCCGCGCATAGAAAGTTAATGCAAAAACTACACCCGGATCGAGGGGGGTCGGGTTATTTGTCGTCTAAGATCAATCAAGCAAAAGATTTGTTATTAAAGTATGTAGCCTGA
- the mobB gene encoding molybdopterin-guanine dinucleotide biosynthesis protein B — translation MLQTHIPILGFAAFSGTGKTTLLTQLIPILKNHKLRIGLIKHSHHNFEIDQPGKDSYRLRKAGALTVLLASKHRRAIITEIEPAQEPKLADQLQVIDQVNLDLILVEGFKAELFPKIEIHRPVLNKPLMYPNDPSIIAVASDSPLELPKHLLGFDLNNPNMIADYILNQFLEHKHD, via the coding sequence ATGCTACAAACTCATATTCCTATCCTCGGTTTCGCTGCATTCAGCGGAACCGGTAAGACCACCTTATTAACACAATTGATACCCATTCTCAAAAATCATAAGCTACGAATCGGTTTAATCAAACACAGCCATCATAATTTCGAGATCGACCAACCGGGCAAGGACAGTTATCGATTGCGCAAGGCGGGGGCCCTAACCGTGCTATTGGCATCAAAACACCGGCGCGCAATCATTACTGAAATCGAACCGGCACAAGAACCTAAGCTTGCCGACCAGCTACAAGTTATCGATCAAGTCAACCTGGATCTCATTTTAGTCGAAGGCTTCAAGGCTGAATTATTTCCAAAAATCGAAATCCATAGACCAGTGCTAAACAAACCACTAATGTATCCGAACGACCCTAGTATTATCGCCGTTGCATCGGATAGCCCGCTCGAATTACCAAAACATTTACTCGGTTTCGACTTAAACAATCCGAACATGATAGCCGACTACATTTTAAACCAATTCTTGGAGCACAAGCATGATTGA
- the glp gene encoding gephyrin-like molybdotransferase Glp has protein sequence MIDACIQKENRLLTLEETLARIESSIEPIIDAEKVNLHDALGRVLAEPVMSPINLPYHNNASMDGYALASSDINPDHPFSLNLIGTSWAGRPYDGSILPGQCVRIFTGGVVPEALDTVVMQEHVQRIGEIVHFPAKVQALQHVRIAGEDIAKNALLITAPKRLSAIDLGLLASAGIYQVNVKRKIKIAFLSTGDELTPLGQSLAPGNIYDSNRYMLSALLKEEAFSTTDLGVVPDDKDRLENLLIEAADTHDAIITTGGASVGEADYIQEILNTIGQVELWKIAVKPGKPLAFGSIGDCRLFGLPGNPVSVVLAFQRIVIPGLRLMAGLSAEKPLQLTAICQESIKKSPGRLEFIRGILSQSDNGEHQVCSAGKQGSHILSSMSHANCFIVLPSDCEGIKKGDRVVVEPLSTWID, from the coding sequence ATGATTGATGCCTGCATTCAAAAAGAAAACCGTCTGCTGACTCTTGAGGAGACGTTGGCTCGAATCGAATCGTCAATAGAACCGATAATCGACGCTGAGAAGGTTAATTTACACGATGCGTTAGGCAGGGTTTTGGCGGAACCGGTCATGTCTCCTATCAATCTGCCTTATCACAATAATGCTTCAATGGATGGATATGCGCTAGCCAGCTCCGATATCAATCCCGACCACCCGTTCAGCTTAAACCTAATCGGTACTTCATGGGCCGGTCGTCCCTATGACGGAAGTATTTTACCCGGGCAATGCGTCAGAATTTTTACCGGCGGAGTTGTACCGGAAGCACTCGATACCGTTGTCATGCAAGAGCATGTGCAAAGAATCGGCGAAATCGTGCATTTTCCGGCCAAGGTTCAAGCCTTGCAACACGTCAGAATCGCCGGAGAAGATATCGCAAAAAATGCTCTCCTGATAACCGCACCGAAACGACTGTCCGCTATCGACCTTGGCTTGCTGGCATCGGCAGGCATTTATCAAGTCAACGTAAAACGCAAAATTAAAATCGCCTTCCTATCAACCGGCGACGAGTTGACACCGCTTGGTCAATCCTTGGCTCCCGGAAATATATACGACAGCAATCGCTATATGCTGAGCGCATTACTAAAAGAAGAAGCCTTCTCAACTACTGATTTGGGTGTTGTTCCGGACGATAAGGACCGGCTCGAAAATCTGTTGATCGAGGCTGCCGATACTCATGATGCGATTATAACCACCGGCGGCGCTTCAGTTGGCGAAGCCGACTATATCCAAGAAATACTGAACACAATCGGACAGGTTGAACTTTGGAAAATAGCGGTTAAACCCGGAAAACCGCTCGCGTTTGGTTCGATCGGCGATTGCCGACTTTTCGGATTACCCGGAAATCCGGTCTCGGTGGTTTTAGCTTTTCAGCGTATTGTCATACCGGGGCTTCGGCTCATGGCTGGATTATCAGCGGAAAAACCACTGCAATTAACTGCGATTTGTCAGGAATCTATTAAAAAATCCCCCGGCAGACTTGAGTTTATAAGAGGAATTTTATCGCAATCGGATAACGGAGAGCATCAGGTTTGCTCGGCGGGAAAACAAGGCTCGCATATTCTATCAAGCATGAGTCACGCCAATTGCTTTATTGTACTCCCCAGCGATTGCGAAGGCATAAAAAAAGGCGATAGAGTCGTCGTCGAGCCTTTATCAACTTGGATCGATTAA
- a CDS encoding rhodanese-like domain-containing protein: MPVQQISPTDLNVKLQSDTPPFLLDVREPYEFAYARIAGSVLIPLHQIPERLDELDAEQEIVVICHHGIRSQQAASFLERHSFRKLLNLRGGIDAWSCECDASVPRY; encoded by the coding sequence ATGCCGGTACAACAAATTTCACCCACCGACTTAAATGTTAAGCTGCAAAGCGATACCCCGCCTTTTTTGCTTGATGTAAGGGAGCCCTATGAATTTGCTTATGCCCGGATTGCAGGCAGTGTGCTGATTCCGCTACATCAAATTCCCGAACGGTTGGATGAGCTGGATGCAGAGCAAGAAATTGTTGTGATATGTCATCATGGCATACGTAGTCAGCAGGCGGCATCTTTTTTAGAGCGCCATTCGTTTCGAAAATTGCTGAATCTACGAGGCGGAATCGATGCATGGTCTTGTGAATGTGACGCCTCGGTGCCGAGATATTGA
- a CDS encoding H-NS histone family protein yields MTDFQNLSEDELQAVILNAEKALKAKQADKRKEVMNQIKELAASINVAVEFIDDQKKSARKGIKVPVKYRHPNDPSKTWTGRGVMPKWLQTLVEQGHDRSEFEID; encoded by the coding sequence ATGACCGATTTTCAAAATCTTTCAGAAGATGAATTGCAGGCAGTTATTTTAAATGCTGAAAAAGCACTTAAAGCTAAGCAAGCAGATAAACGTAAAGAAGTTATGAATCAGATAAAAGAACTTGCCGCCTCGATCAATGTGGCGGTTGAGTTTATTGATGATCAAAAAAAATCCGCTAGAAAAGGCATTAAGGTACCTGTTAAATATCGGCATCCAAACGACCCTAGCAAAACATGGACTGGACGAGGGGTTATGCCTAAATGGCTTCAGACTTTAGTTGAACAAGGTCATGACCGTTCGGAATTCGAAATTGATTAA